One window from the genome of Solea solea chromosome 2, fSolSol10.1, whole genome shotgun sequence encodes:
- the idh1 gene encoding isocitrate dehydrogenase [NADP] cytoplasmic, with protein sequence MSQKKIKAGSVVEMQGDEMTRIIWELIKEKLIFPYLELELHSFDLGVENRDATGDQVTVDAAEAVRLHNVGIKCATITPDEHRVEEFKLKQMWRSPNGTIRNILGGTVFREAIICKNIPRLVTGWVKPIIIGRHAHGDQYKATDFVVPGPGKVEMTYTPTEGEPVKFVVHDFKDTGGVALGMYNTDKSIRDFAHCSFQMALSKVWPLYLSTKNTILKKYDGRFKDIFQEIYEKEYRSQFEAKGIWYEHRLIDDMVAQAMKSEGGFIWACKNYDGDVQSDSVAQGYGSLGMMTSVLICPDGRTVESEAAHGTVTRHYRFHQQGKETSTNPIASIFAWTRGLLHRAKLDSNAELRVFSEALEAVCVETIEAGFMTKDLAICVKGLSNVTRADYLNTFEFLDKLAENLKMKLNDQPKL encoded by the exons atGTCTCAGAAGAAGATCAAGGCAGGGTCTGTGGTGGAGATGCAGGGAGACGAAATGACCCGAATCATCTGGGAGCTCATCAAGGAGAAGCTCATCTTCCCCtacctggagctggagctgcacAG CTTTGACCTTGGCGTGGAGAACCGAGACGCGACAGGCGACCAGGTGACGGTCGATGCGGCCGAGGCGGTCCGCCTCCACAACGTGGGCATCAAGTGTGCCACCATCACGCCCGATGAACACCGAGTGGAGGAGTTCAAGCTGAAGCAGATGTGGCGCTCGCCCAATGGCACCATCCGTAACATCCTGGGCGGCACGGTGTTCAGAGAGGCCATCATCTGTAAGAACATCCCACGCCTGGTGACCGGCTGGGTCAAACCCATCATCATCGGCAGACACGCCCACGGAGACCAG taCAAAGCCACAGACTTTGTCGTGCCGGGGCCTGGTAAAGTGGAGATGACCTACACGCCCACAGAGGGAGAGCCGGTTAAATTTGTCGTCCATGACTTTAAAG acacAGGAGGTGTGGCCTTGGGCATGTACAACACGGACAAGTCCATCAGAGACTTTGCCCACTGCTCCTTCCAGATGGCGCTGTCCAAAGTGTGGCCGCTCTACCTCAGCACCAAGAACACCATCCTGAAGAAGTACGACGGCCGCTTCAAAGACATCTTCCAGGAGATCTACGAGAA GGAATATCGCTCTCAGTTTGAGGCCAAAGGCATCTGGTACGAGCACCGCCTCATCGACGACATGGTGGCTCAGGCCATGAAGTCTGAGGGAGGCTTCATCTGGGCCTGCAAGAACTACGACGGAGACGTGCAGTCAGACTCTGTGGCACAAG GCTACGGCTCCTTGGGAATGATGACCAGTGTCCTGATCTGTCCCGATGGACGCACGGTGGAGTCTGAGGCCGCCCACGGGACAGTGACCCGCCACTACAGGTTTCACCAGCAGGGGAAAGAAACCTCCACCAACCCCATAG CCTCCATCTTTGCGTGGACGCGGGGTCTCCTCCACCGGGCGAAGCTGGACAGCAACGCGGAGCTGCGAGTCTTCTCTGAGGCACTGGAGGCCGTGTGTGTGGAGACCATCGAGGCTGGTTTCATGACCAAGGATCTGGCCATCTGCGTCAAAGGACTGTCCAA CGTGACACGGGCCGACTACCTGAACACCTTTGAGTTCCTGGACAAACTGGCCGAGAACCTGAAGATGAAGCTGAACGATCAGCCCAAGCTGTGA